The DNA sequence CCGGAACGGCTGCGGCGGCGATCAGTTCCGACAAGCGCTTCAGCTCCGCGAAATAGGGGCGGGCCCCTTCGGGGTCGTCGAAGAGGGGGGGCATGGTCATCAAGCCCCGCACCCTGACGTTGGGCAGTTGGGCGATGGCACGCACCAGGTGGAGCGCCCCGGCCTCGGTCGTTCCCGACTTCGTGGCCTCGCCGGCGATGTTCACCTGCACCAGCACGTCGCAGCACCGCCCCAACCGGCCCCACTGGCGGCTGATCTCCTCGGCCAGGGAGAGGCGGTCGACCGAGTGGACCAGCGTCACCAGCCCGGCCAGGTATTTGACCTTGTTGCTCTGGAGATGGCCGATGAAGTGCCATTCCAGCGGTTCCGTTATCGCGGCCGTCTTGGCGGTCAGTTCCTGGACGTAGTTCTCGCCGAAGACGACCTGCCCGGCCCGGTAAGCGGCCAGCAGGTCCTCCGGGGGGCGGGTCTTGGAGACCGCCACCAGGCGCACCGCCTGCGGGTCACGGCCGGCCTTGACGGCCGCATCCGTGATCCGCGACCGTATCTGATTGAGGCGTTCTGCAATGGACATGGGATTCTTCCTGTTCCGGGCGGATTGCCACCACCGGAATCAAAGATAGTAAGAACTTGTTCGTAAATAATTTTGTTCAAGTATCGCGCCCGGCTTTGGGGGAGATTTTCCTGGCCTGATTGAGTAAAACCGCAGGCGTAGCCCGGCTACGTCGAGGATTTTACGATTGAGGGACAGGGAAAGATGCCCCGAAGACGGGATGCGATCAGGGGAGCGCCTCGACCGTCTGCAGCACCTCGTACAGCTCCGCCATGGGCAGGCCGACCACATTGGTGTACGACCCGCTGATGGAGCGGACGAAATGCACGGCCCCCCCCTGGATGGCGTAGGCCCCGGCCTTGTCCCTGGGACAGCCGCTGGCGATGTAGTCCCGGATCTCTTTTTCGCCGACGGTGCGGAAGGTCACGTCGGTATGCACGCTCCGGCTGAGATGGATGCCGCTCACCGCGTCGAAGACCGTAAAGCCGGTAATCACCTCGTGGTTCCTGCCGGACAGGGCGGTCAGCATGCGGAAGGCATCGGCATCGTCGACGGGCTTCCCCATGATGGTGTCGTCCAGGACCACCACGGTGTCGGCACCGATGAAAAAACGTCCGGCAGTCTTGTGCGCCACGGCGTCGGCCTTCTCCCGCGACAGGCGGATGACATGCGCGGACGGTTTCTCGCCGGGCAGCGCATCCTCGCAGATATCCGCCGCAACCACCGTGAATTCGATGCCTGCCAGGGCCATCAGCTCGGTGCGGCGCGGCGAGGCAGAGGCCAGAACGATTGCTCCATGTTTCATATCGATCACTTCTCCCGAGGCGGGTCTGCAGGAGGATTTTTCTGACCGCCACGGGCCTTCTGCTCCGCCTCCAGATCCTGCCAATGTTTTTGCCAATCCTTCTTGCGGACCTTCATCAGGATGAAAACGCCGGGGATGATGACGACCCCCCAGAGGATGCTGGTCTCCACGCCGTTGACGATGCCGTAGACGAGCGATGCCACCCCCATGAGGAGCAGCATGGTCTCCAGCGACAGGATCCGCCCGACGAGCGAGACCTCCTGGCGTCCCTTACCGCTATCCTGCGGCATGCGTCCCCTCCCCCCCGGGAAACATCTTGCCCGGATTCAGGATATTGTTCGGATCGAGGGCGTGCTTGACGGCCTTCATGGCCCCGATCTGGTCCGGGGACAGCTCCAACTCGATATAAGGGGCCTTGGAAAGCCCCACGCCGTGCTCGCCCGACATGGTTCCCCCCAGATCCAGGGCGGCCTGGAAGATTTCCTTCACCGCCCCCTCGGCCCGCTCCGGCATGCCGGGGATCTGCTTGTCGATCATCACGTTGACGTGGATGTTGCCGTCCCCGGCATGGCCGAAATTGACGATCGGCACGTCGTACTTCCGCTGGATGGCCTCGATCCGCCTGATCACATCCGGGACCTTGCTGCGGGGCACCACGATGTCCTCGTTGGTCTTGTCGGGATTGATGTCCCGCAGGGACGGGGACACCAGGCGGCGCACCTTCCAGAGCTGCTCCGATTCGGCGGCGTTCGCGGCGGCGCGGAACTGGACCAGCCCCAGCGGCTTGATGATCGCGTGGATCTGCCCGGCCTGTTTCTCGATCAGATCACGGTCCCCGTCCACCTCGATCAGCAGCACGGCGCGCCCCTCGGGGGGGATGCCCAGATTGAAACGGCGCTCGACGCATTGCAGGGTGGCGTAATCCATGAACTCCAGGGTGGTGGGGATGATCTTGCCGCCGATGATGGCCGAGACCGCCTTGGCCGCCCCGTCGATGGAGTCGAAGATGGTCAGCATCGTTTTTTTGGCGTCGGGATAGGGGAGGAGCTTGAAGATGATGCGGGTGATGATCCCCAGAGTCCCCTCGCTGCCGCACAGGAGCTTGGTCAGGTCGTAGCCCACCACCCCCTTGTAGGTCTCGCCGCCGGTGCGGATGATGGCGCCGCTCGGCAGGACCACCTCCAGCCCCATGACGAAATCCTTGGTGCAGCCGTACTTCACGGCCCGGGGTCCGCCGGCGTTCTCGGCCACGTTCCCCCCCAGGGTTGAGAACTTGAGGGAGGCCGGGTCGGGCGGGTAGAACAGACCCAGCTTTTCCACCTCCTGCTGGAACAGTTCCGTGACGACCCCCGGCTCCACCTCGGCAATCAGGTTTTCGGTATCGATGCGCAGGATGCGGTTCATGCGGGTGGTGACCAGCACGATGCCCCCCGCCTTGGGAAGCGCGCCGCCCGAGAACCCGCTGCCGGCGCCGCGGGGGAACACCGGGAAACCCTCGCGGTTGGCCAGTCTGAGCACGGCGGACACCTCCTGGGCGTTCGCCGGGTGGACAACGGCGGAAGGAAGAAACTCCATCTGGGTGGCATCGTAGGAGTAGCAGAGCATATCCTGTTTTTCGGTCAGGACGTTGTCCGTCCCGACTATGGCGGCGAGTTCGCCGAGAATCCGTGAATCGAGCATCGGCATACCTTTCGAATTGGTTTCCATCCGGGCTCTACGATACATGATTACCCCGGTCCGGCGCAAGGCACATTTGCGGCGCTGCGGCCAACAATCATGTTGATTACGCATAGTTCATGCCGTAGAATGGATTCCATTTACCGTTATTGGAGGAAACCTACGTGACCGACCTGCTGCTGATAACCGATGTACCGCGCCTCAGAAAGGTCTTCAACCGACTCGCGGACGACAAGGGCATCACGCTGCGTACGGCATCCAGCCTTGAAAAAGGGGTCGAGGAGCTGATCGCCAGGAAACCGGCCATGGTCTTTGTCCAGACCCATCTCTCCGGGCTTTCCGCCGACATCCTGCTGATGCACCTCAAAAAACAGCTCGGCAGGAAGCGCAGCCGCTTCGTGCTGCTCGGCACCCCCACCCAGGTCAGCGCCGAAACCATCAAGCTCTACCAGGGGCATATCGATACCTCGCTGGGCGAAAAGGCGCTGTTGGACGCTATCCGAAACATGGTCGCCACCCCCGCCCGGAAAGGCCAAAGCGGCCTGGAAGCCGCCCTGGCGGTGGAGGACATGGTTTCGACCACGACCGCGGCACGACCGGCGCCCCCCCCGGAACCGGCAGCCGCGGAACCGGAACGGGAAGCGACCGTTGCGCCGGTCACCCGGGACATCCTGGCCCTCACCGTCCCCCCGACCGCCCCACCTGAACCGTCCCTGGAGGATCAGGGCATCACCTATGCCCCCCGTTCACGGGTCACGGTCTACTCGGAGTTTACCAGTTCCTTCGACAGCGCCGTGGAGAGCATGCAGGAACAGGAGCCGCCTGCGGAACCGGTGCGGCAGCATTTCTCCGGGTGGGATGTGGAACAGCTGGAGACCATCGAACCGAAAAAGACGCTCTCCAAGCGCTCCTCCTTCCTGCTCTGGCTGGCTCCGGTGCTGATTGCCGCCGTGGTCGTCACGGTGATCCAGAACCGCAAGCCGGAGGGGCGGAAGCCGGTCGCGATCATCACCGAACCGCCGCTGCAGCAGGCGAAGCCGGCCCCCCAACCGGCCGTCCCTGCACAGCCCCCGGTTGCCGCCGTACAGAAGCCGGCCGCCGCTCCCGTCCCCCGGGTTGCCGCCGCGCCCCCCACGGCGGATGGCGGGGCCACGCCTCAATTGAGCGACAAGGCCATCCTGTCCGACATCGCCGGGAACCGCGGTTCCAAGGAGCAGCCCACCCCGTCCCGGGCGGGTGTGCGCCCCAGCAAGTTGCCGGACTTCATCCCCCGCTACGGCGCGGACAAGAGCTACGGTGCCGCCAATCCGGGCTGGGAACGCTACAAAGGACAGGTTACCGAGTTCAAGGTGTTCCGGGAAAAGGAGACCATCAAGGCCATTCAGGTGATCGACCGGGGTGGGCAGGGGGTCCCCGAATCGTTCATGAGGGGGGTGCTCCACCAGGTGGTTAAGAAACCGGCCTTTGTCCTCGAAGCGACCGAGAAAAAGGATGGCTACGAGATCCAGCGCGGCCGCATAGCCGACAATCTCAAGGTGGTCTATTACCGGGACGAGCGCGGGGGCCGCTTGCGCGCCTTCGTCATGACGTGGCAGTAGTATAAGGTCTGGATTAGTACATTGGGCTGGGATCAAAAAAACCGCCGCCGGCAAGGGAGCCGACGGCGGTTTTGTATTGTTCCATGAGTGACACTGCTACTGGCTGGAGAGCTTCAGATAACACTCCGCCTTGTACAGGCTGGCATCGGCCGCCAAGGGTGAGCCGGGGTTCTTTGCCAGGAAACGGTCGAACAGTTCCAGGGCTCCGCGGAAGTCATCCTGGCGGTAGGCCTTGACCGCTTGGGCGAACAGCTTCTGACCGGCGTCCTCGCCCGTTGCCGCCGGGACAGATGCCGGGACGCTCTTGGTAACCCGCTCCTCGCCCACCGGCTGTTTGGCCTTCTGCCGCCCTTCCACACCACGATTGCGCGCCTCGGGCGCGGCCTTTTTCCGCAGCTCCGCCTTCTTCTCCCGACCGCTGTCCAACTGTTTCAGATCGCTGGGGGAAAGATCCATGGAGCGGTCGCCAGGGGCCTTGCCGGTTGCCGACTGCTGTTTGCGCTTGGCAGGCACTGCGGCGGACGGAGGCTGAACAGCGCGAGACGCCTTTTTGCGTCCGGCATGCCGGACGCTCTTTTTCCGGGCCGCGGGGGTCGGCTGTGCCTCGGAAGGCTCTGCCGCGGCCGCCTGCCCCGCGCTCACCGGGACCCTGAGGGTCGAACCGGCGTAGATGAGGTTCGGGTTTTTCACATCGTTGAAGAGCAGTATCTGGGGATAGTAGGAACCATGGCCGCTGAACCTGCGGGAAATGCCGGAGAGCGTATCCCCCTTCTCCACCGGCACCTCACGGACCAGGATGCCGTCCTTGCCCTGCCCCTGTTCTTCCGGGCCAACCGGCTTGGGCGTATAGAGATACTGCTGTTCACCCCACGCCGGTACGACGGCAAGCGAAAAAATCAGCGCTGCTGCGGCAGTTCCCCATGGGCGTCGCGCCATATTCAGTACCTGTTCCCCAGTTGATCTTCATAGGTCATGATGTTCTTGACCTGGATATTCGTGCCGACCCCGATGCCGTGCTTGACCCTGAACGAGACCTTGATGGCCTTCTTCTCTCCGGCGCCCAGTTCCTTGAACTTCCAGAGGATATTCCCGTTGGCGGCGGCACTGTTGGCGGGATCGGCGCCGACCAGTTCAAGCTGCTCGGGCCAACTGCTCTGGAGTTCCACGATCCGGGCCAGGTTGGAGCCGCTATTGGTGACCATCAGGTCGAAGGACGCCACCTCTCCCGGTTTGAGCCGGCCGTCCCGGGCTGCGATGGCCAGTTTCAGCACCGGACGCGAGTAGAACAGGCGGGCGGAGGCCACGGCCGGGCGGGCCGCATCCCCTTCAGGGGTGAAGGTGAGCTGCACGCTGTCTTCCGTCCCGTCGCCAACGCTCCGCGGGGTCTTGACCTCCACGATGATGGCGGCCTCTTCCTTGGGCGCCAGCGGGCCGATCTCGGTGATGGCCGGCTCGTTCGCCTGATGGATGCCGTCGCGGTTGATGTCGTGGTAGATGACCATGTCCGGGGCCGTCTTCAAGTTCGAGGCGATCCGGTATTTCTCGCTCACGTTGCCGGTATTGGCCACCACGAACGGAATGGTCATGGTCTGGCCCGGGATGACCACCTGCCGCTCGGAAGCGGTGTGGACCCTGATGCCGTGCTGCGGATCGACGGAGGCCAGATTGGAGACGAACACCGCCGTGCTCTGGAGCGGGTTGTTCACCAGCTCGGCACGGGTGATCAATTCCTGACCGGCCAGGGAATCGTCCTTCAAACGGAAGGCGACGCTGAACTCCCTGCTTTCCCCGGACTTGATCTGCAGCCCGTCGGTGACCATCACGGACTTCATCCCCTGTTTGAATCCGGTGGCGGAATAATCGAGCGGCTCAAGCTGCGGGGGATAATTCAGGTTGAGGGTGACGTCCCTGGCGGCCATGGTCCCGATGTTGAGGACGACGATGCGGTAGACGACCTGTCCGCCCGGCAGGAGGTGCGTTTTGTCGGCCTTCAGCACGGCCCGCAGAAGCGGGGCCGAGGCGGTCATGGCGACCTCGCGCGACTGGCTCGCCTCGGCCATGAGGGTAGAGGCGGCCTTGACGGGATGCGTGATCTTCAAGCCGTCGATGCTGGCGGCGGGAATCTCGAAACTCACCACACCCCGGAATACCTCGCCCGGAGCCAGTCTCGGCGTTTCCCTGATCCCCTTTTCGGGTGCGCCGGCGGCGGCGAACTCGGCCTTGAATTCAGCCGGGAAGGCCGATTCCAGCACAAAGGAATCGCTGCCGTTGCCCCGGTTGATGACCTCGAACGGTATGCCGGCCCGGTGAGCTACCTCGTATGCCTTGGGCTGGGCCAAGAGATTGAATTCGAAACCGACGTACTGCCCCACTTCAAATTTCAGGACCTGCGCGTTTTCCTGGCGCTCAACCGCAGCGGCCTGGGGCGGCAGGGCGACCGCGACCCCCAATGCCTTCAGCTTGGCGGCGGCCGTGACGGCCGCGCTGCTGCCGGGATAGGTTTCGATGATTGATTTGTACTGGGCTATGGCCTTTTCACGCAGCAGCGCCTTTTCGGCACGTGTCTTCTCCTCTGCCTGGCGGGCCTGGGTTTGGCGCTGCTCTTCAGCTCTGGCTGCCGCCTGCTGCTGAGCCGCACCCGCCTCGGCAGCGGCCCGCTCTTCCCCAGCCTTCTTCGCCGCCAACAGTTCACGCTCGGCCTGTACCGCCACCTGATGCTGCTGGGCAGCCTGTTCGGCTGTTTTGCTCTCTTCCTCGGCCTTGAGAATCGCTTGGCGTTTCTGCTCGGCCTTTTCACGGGCAAGGCGCATGATTTCAGCCTGTTCGGCTACCTGTTTTTCCTGGACAGCCTGTGCCTGAACATTCTTTTCCTGCGCCAGTTTTTCCTCTTCGGCCTTTTCGATCGCCATGCGTTCCTGGTCGGCCTTCTGCTTCGCAAGGCGTTCCATTCCGGCCTGCTGTTTGGCAAGCTGCTCCTTGGCGGCCTGTTCCTGGGCCAAACGTTCCTGCTCAGCCTTCTCGGCTACCAGGCGTTCCTGTTCGACCTTCAGCTTGGCGAGACGTTCCTGTTCAGCCTGCTGCTTGGCAAGCTCGGCCTTGGCGGCCTGTTCCTTCGCCAGCCGTTCCTGTTCCGCCTTCTCGGCGGTCAGGCGTTCCTGCTCGGCCTTCAGCTTGGCGAGACGTTCCTGTTCAGCCTGCTGTTTGGCAAGCTCGGCCTTGGCAGCCTGTTCCTTCGCCAGCCGTTCCTGCTCCGCCTTCTCGGCGGCCTGGCGTTCCTGGTCGGCCTTCAGCTTGGCGAGACGTTCCTGTTCAGCCTGCTGCCTGGCAAGCTCGGCCTTGGCGGCCTGTTCTTTCGCCAGCCGTTCCTGCTCAGCCTTCTCGGCGGCCTGGCGTTCCTGATCCGCCTGCTGTTTGGCGAGACGTTCCTTTTCCGTCTGCTGTTTGGCAAGCTCGGCCTTGGCGGCCTGCTCTTTCGCCTGCTGCTCCTGCTCGGCCTGCTGTCGGACCGGCGGGGCAACTACCGGCTTCACCTGCGGTGCCTGGGCCTGTTTTGCAGGCGCCTCGCCGGCCGTTATCGTTTCCCCCCTGTCATAGCGGGCCGTCAAGGCGAGGAGTTCATCCTCCACGGTCGCCCTCAGGGGATTGTCGGGATATTCCTTGGCGAACCGGGACATGTTGCGGGCGGCGTCCTGAAGATTGCCGTTTTTGTAGTAGGAGCGGGAGAGCCAGAATATGGCCATGTCACGCAGGGGAGAGTCGGGGTACTTTTGCAGTACCTCGTTCATCCTCTTGATGGCGGCGGGATAGTTTTTCTGCTGATAGGCGTTGAAGCCCGCCATGAAGATCTGGGAGTCTTCAGTTTCCTGACAGAATCCGGGAGGGACAATGAGCGTTGAAATTATTGCCACTACGAGGAAAAGCCGAAACAGAATATTGCGGCAAAATTTCATTGAAATCACGGCAAGTAACCTCTTCTTGGCCAGGACGCGGCGCTAAGGCGCACGGAGAGCTGCGAAATGTCAGGTAAAATGCCTTTTAGATAGCATCTCTCCGTGGCCTTGTCAACGAAAGAAAAGGTTATTTCCATGTGTTAGACGGCCCCGAGCGGGAAAGCCGGGCACGTTTCGACGATCACCGGACATGATCCTCCGGATAGGCGCCGATACTGTGGATGGACAGGTCGGCTCCGGCATACTCCTGTTCCTGGCTGAGGCGGATACCCACGGTCTTGCCGAGGATGCCGTAGACCACAAAGCCGCTGACCAGGGCGAAGACGATGGCCGAAAGGCTGCCGGCAATCTGGGAGACAAAGGTCACCCCACCCATGCCGCCCAAGGCCTTTTGCCCGAAGATGCCGGCGGCGATGCCGCCCCACGAGCCGATCACGCCGTGCAGCGGCCAGACCCCCAGGACGTCGTCGATCTTCAGCACCTCCTGCTCACAGTGAAAACCGTACACAAAGATGACCGATGCGACACATCCCACCACAAAGGCAGCCAGGGGGTGCATGATGTCGCTGCCGGCACAGACGGCGATCAGGCCGGCCAGGGCGCCGTTGTGCACAAAACCGGGGTCGTTCTTGCCCGCCACCAGGGCCGCCAGCACGCCGCCCACCATGGCCATCAGGGAATTGACCGCCACCAGGCCGGAGATCTTCTCCAGGTTGCCGGCGCTCATGACGTTGAAGCCGAACCACCCCACCGCCAGTATCCAGGAGCCCAGTGCCAGAAAGGGAATATTGCTGATGGGCAGCGGATGGGA is a window from the Oryzomonas sagensis genome containing:
- a CDS encoding YggS family pyridoxal phosphate-dependent enzyme, which encodes MSIAERLNQIRSRITDAAVKAGRDPQAVRLVAVSKTRPPEDLLAAYRAGQVVFGENYVQELTAKTAAITEPLEWHFIGHLQSNKVKYLAGLVTLVHSVDRLSLAEEISRQWGRLGRCCDVLVQVNIAGEATKSGTTEAGALHLVRAIAQLPNVRVRGLMTMPPLFDDPEGARPYFAELKRLSELIAAAAVPGVEMAELSMGMSGDFEAAIQEGATLVRVGTAIFGKR
- a CDS encoding Maf family nucleotide pyrophosphatase, whose protein sequence is MKHGAIVLASASPRRTELMALAGIEFTVVAADICEDALPGEKPSAHVIRLSREKADAVAHKTAGRFFIGADTVVVLDDTIMGKPVDDADAFRMLTALSGRNHEVITGFTVFDAVSGIHLSRSVHTDVTFRTVGEKEIRDYIASGCPRDKAGAYAIQGGAVHFVRSISGSYTNVVGLPMAELYEVLQTVEALP
- a CDS encoding FAD-binding oxidoreductase is translated as MLDSRILGELAAIVGTDNVLTEKQDMLCYSYDATQMEFLPSAVVHPANAQEVSAVLRLANREGFPVFPRGAGSGFSGGALPKAGGIVLVTTRMNRILRIDTENLIAEVEPGVVTELFQQEVEKLGLFYPPDPASLKFSTLGGNVAENAGGPRAVKYGCTKDFVMGLEVVLPSGAIIRTGGETYKGVVGYDLTKLLCGSEGTLGIITRIIFKLLPYPDAKKTMLTIFDSIDGAAKAVSAIIGGKIIPTTLEFMDYATLQCVERRFNLGIPPEGRAVLLIEVDGDRDLIEKQAGQIHAIIKPLGLVQFRAAANAAESEQLWKVRRLVSPSLRDINPDKTNEDIVVPRSKVPDVIRRIEAIQRKYDVPIVNFGHAGDGNIHVNVMIDKQIPGMPERAEGAVKEIFQAALDLGGTMSGEHGVGLSKAPYIELELSPDQIGAMKAVKHALDPNNILNPGKMFPGGEGTHAAG
- a CDS encoding LysM peptidoglycan-binding domain-containing protein, encoding MARRPWGTAAAALIFSLAVVPAWGEQQYLYTPKPVGPEEQGQGKDGILVREVPVEKGDTLSGISRRFSGHGSYYPQILLFNDVKNPNLIYAGSTLRVPVSAGQAAAAEPSEAQPTPAARKKSVRHAGRKKASRAVQPPSAAVPAKRKQQSATGKAPGDRSMDLSPSDLKQLDSGREKKAELRKKAAPEARNRGVEGRQKAKQPVGEERVTKSVPASVPAATGEDAGQKLFAQAVKAYRQDDFRGALELFDRFLAKNPGSPLAADASLYKAECYLKLSSQ
- a CDS encoding tetratricopeptide repeat protein — its product is MAGFNAYQQKNYPAAIKRMNEVLQKYPDSPLRDMAIFWLSRSYYKNGNLQDAARNMSRFAKEYPDNPLRATVEDELLALTARYDRGETITAGEAPAKQAQAPQVKPVVAPPVRQQAEQEQQAKEQAAKAELAKQQTEKERLAKQQADQERQAAEKAEQERLAKEQAAKAELARQQAEQERLAKLKADQERQAAEKAEQERLAKEQAAKAELAKQQAEQERLAKLKAEQERLTAEKAEQERLAKEQAAKAELAKQQAEQERLAKLKVEQERLVAEKAEQERLAQEQAAKEQLAKQQAGMERLAKQKADQERMAIEKAEEEKLAQEKNVQAQAVQEKQVAEQAEIMRLAREKAEQKRQAILKAEEESKTAEQAAQQHQVAVQAERELLAAKKAGEERAAAEAGAAQQQAAARAEEQRQTQARQAEEKTRAEKALLREKAIAQYKSIIETYPGSSAAVTAAAKLKALGVAVALPPQAAAVERQENAQVLKFEVGQYVGFEFNLLAQPKAYEVAHRAGIPFEVINRGNGSDSFVLESAFPAEFKAEFAAAGAPEKGIRETPRLAPGEVFRGVVSFEIPAASIDGLKITHPVKAASTLMAEASQSREVAMTASAPLLRAVLKADKTHLLPGGQVVYRIVVLNIGTMAARDVTLNLNYPPQLEPLDYSATGFKQGMKSVMVTDGLQIKSGESREFSVAFRLKDDSLAGQELITRAELVNNPLQSTAVFVSNLASVDPQHGIRVHTASERQVVIPGQTMTIPFVVANTGNVSEKYRIASNLKTAPDMVIYHDINRDGIHQANEPAITEIGPLAPKEEAAIIVEVKTPRSVGDGTEDSVQLTFTPEGDAARPAVASARLFYSRPVLKLAIAARDGRLKPGEVASFDLMVTNSGSNLARIVELQSSWPEQLELVGADPANSAAANGNILWKFKELGAGEKKAIKVSFRVKHGIGVGTNIQVKNIMTYEDQLGNRY
- a CDS encoding ammonium transporter, yielding METMSTVTGLKSSGDVLFLMLGAVMVFAMHAGFAFLEVGSVRKKNQVNAFVKILTDWSVSTIVYFVVGFPVAYGISFLKPAEELLGKTQGYDLVHYFFLLCFAACIPAIISGGIAERAKFWPQVFAGAVFAGLSYPLFESLIWGKNSSLLQGIFKGIGGAEFHDYAGSVVVHSIGGWIALPAVLVLGPRMGRYIQGKSHPLPISNIPFLALGSWILAVGWFGFNVMSAGNLEKISGLVAVNSLMAMVGGVLAALVAGKNDPGFVHNGALAGLIAVCAGSDIMHPLAAFVVGCVASVIFVYGFHCEQEVLKIDDVLGVWPLHGVIGSWGGIAAGIFGQKALGGMGGVTFVSQIAGSLSAIVFALVSGFVVYGILGKTVGIRLSQEQEYAGADLSIHSIGAYPEDHVR